In Vibrio syngnathi, the following proteins share a genomic window:
- the putA gene encoding bifunctional proline dehydrogenase/L-glutamate gamma-semialdehyde dehydrogenase PutA, with product MFTATDVLKPEFNEQSLADLWTLISPLYMVDETQWLEQLLPLATPSESEKQQITAKTTSLIEAIRADKTSIQMIDALLLEYSLDTQEGILLMCLAEALMRIPDSATADALIRDKLSVADWKSHLKNSDSVFVNASTWGLMLTGKVVGLSSNEQSAGQAVNRLVNKLSEPVIRKAMHQAMKVMGHQFVLGRSIAEAQKNGKSMRDKGFTYSYDMLGEAALTTADANKYFKDYLMAIEAVGRDSYVSPQSNVSSKSSPAPSVSIKLSALHPRYEVANEERVLTELCDTLEQLLRRAVELDVAITIDAEEADRLELSLKLFEKLYRTDLVKGWGKFGLVIQAYSKRALPVLVWLNRLAKEQGDLIPLRLVKGAYWDSEIKWSQQAGFTDYPVYTRKEATDVAYLACARYLLSPSVRGNIFPQFASHNAHTVSAIAVMTDHKDFEFQRLHGMGDSLYNHAMEAYQQSVRIYAPVGSHKDLLPYLVRRLLENGANSSFVHRLVDARCPVAELTQHPVDMLLAFDTLHNTKIPLPPAVFPERKNSYGVNIDIESEAHQFEEQVKGFLNNQWTAGPVINGESLAESMIKADQNVEQVTAPYDRRINVGQVAFANLDHVSAAITGADAAFADWNATSVETKAAALDKLADLMEDNLAELVAICHQEAGKTIHDSVDEVREAVDFCRYYAKQADNLQGFELKGFDGQTRIASRQGRGVFVCISPWNFPLAIFLGQITAALVAGNTVVAKPAEQTSLIAARAVELMNEAGFPAGTIQLLPGRGAEIGSALTSHDAIAGVAFTGSTPTAQRINVSLATRNAKPVPFIAETGGQNAMIVDSTALPEQVVRDVIRSAFASAGQRCSALRVLYIQEDIADRVVGLIHGAMDELSVGIPHLHKTDVGPVIDQNAKQKLMAHLENMTNTQKKVAQLSLGTDCEHGDFVPPSAFEIDDISCLKEEQFGPVLHIVRFKASELAQVVDQINQTGFGLTMGIHSRNETTYRWIEKHVRVGNCYINRDQVGAVVGVQPFGGQGLSGTGPKAGGPHYLFRFTDVHFSQSQDKA from the coding sequence ATGTTTACAGCTACTGATGTGTTAAAGCCAGAATTCAACGAGCAGTCGCTTGCTGATCTTTGGACGCTTATCTCACCATTATATATGGTGGATGAAACCCAATGGCTAGAGCAACTTCTGCCACTAGCTACCCCTTCTGAGTCTGAAAAGCAGCAGATCACAGCCAAGACGACATCATTGATCGAAGCTATCCGTGCGGATAAAACTTCCATCCAGATGATCGATGCGCTGTTGCTTGAGTACAGCTTAGATACTCAAGAAGGCATCTTGCTGATGTGTCTGGCGGAAGCCTTGATGCGTATTCCTGATTCGGCAACGGCTGATGCACTGATTCGTGACAAATTAAGCGTTGCGGATTGGAAATCTCACCTGAAGAATTCTGACTCAGTTTTTGTTAACGCATCAACTTGGGGCCTAATGCTAACAGGCAAGGTGGTTGGACTTTCATCTAACGAGCAGAGTGCAGGTCAAGCAGTAAACCGTTTAGTGAACAAGCTTTCTGAGCCGGTGATTCGTAAAGCGATGCACCAAGCAATGAAGGTGATGGGTCACCAATTCGTTCTTGGCCGCAGCATTGCTGAAGCGCAAAAGAACGGTAAGTCTATGCGTGACAAAGGTTTTACCTACTCATACGACATGCTAGGTGAAGCGGCACTGACTACAGCTGACGCAAACAAATACTTCAAAGATTACCTAATGGCGATTGAAGCCGTAGGTCGAGACAGCTATGTTTCTCCACAATCGAATGTCTCTTCAAAATCAAGCCCAGCACCGTCTGTTTCTATCAAGCTTTCTGCGCTTCATCCACGTTACGAAGTAGCGAATGAAGAACGCGTATTGACAGAACTTTGCGACACGCTAGAGCAGCTATTGCGCCGCGCAGTAGAGCTCGATGTAGCGATTACGATTGATGCTGAAGAAGCGGATCGCCTAGAGCTTTCTCTAAAATTATTCGAAAAACTGTACCGTACCGATCTTGTAAAAGGTTGGGGTAAATTTGGTTTGGTTATTCAAGCTTACTCAAAGCGTGCACTACCGGTTCTAGTATGGCTAAACCGCCTAGCGAAAGAGCAAGGTGATTTGATCCCGCTTCGCTTAGTAAAAGGCGCTTACTGGGACAGCGAAATCAAATGGTCACAGCAAGCTGGCTTTACTGATTACCCAGTTTACACACGCAAAGAAGCGACAGACGTTGCTTATCTTGCCTGTGCGCGTTACCTACTGAGCCCAAGTGTTCGTGGCAATATCTTCCCGCAGTTTGCGAGCCACAATGCTCATACGGTTTCTGCTATTGCCGTCATGACCGACCATAAAGACTTTGAATTCCAACGTTTACACGGCATGGGTGATTCTCTGTACAACCATGCGATGGAAGCTTACCAACAATCGGTACGTATCTACGCACCGGTTGGCAGCCATAAAGATCTACTGCCATACCTAGTACGTCGCTTGCTAGAAAACGGCGCAAACAGCTCGTTTGTACACCGTCTAGTTGATGCGCGTTGCCCTGTGGCAGAGCTGACTCAACATCCTGTCGATATGCTTCTGGCGTTCGATACATTGCACAACACTAAGATTCCTCTGCCTCCAGCGGTATTCCCTGAGCGTAAGAACTCTTACGGTGTGAACATTGATATTGAAAGCGAAGCGCATCAGTTTGAAGAGCAAGTAAAAGGCTTCCTAAACAATCAATGGACTGCGGGCCCTGTGATCAACGGTGAATCTCTTGCCGAAAGCATGATCAAGGCTGATCAGAACGTTGAGCAAGTGACTGCACCTTATGATCGTCGTATTAATGTGGGGCAGGTGGCTTTCGCTAACCTTGATCATGTTTCCGCAGCGATCACTGGCGCAGACGCAGCATTCGCTGATTGGAACGCAACATCGGTTGAAACCAAAGCGGCGGCACTTGATAAGTTGGCAGACCTGATGGAAGACAACCTCGCTGAGCTGGTGGCGATTTGTCATCAAGAAGCGGGTAAGACAATTCACGATAGTGTTGATGAAGTACGTGAAGCAGTCGACTTCTGTCGTTACTACGCAAAACAAGCGGACAACCTACAAGGTTTCGAACTAAAAGGTTTTGATGGCCAAACACGAATCGCTTCTCGACAAGGTCGTGGTGTGTTCGTTTGTATCAGCCCTTGGAACTTCCCTCTAGCTATCTTCCTTGGCCAAATTACAGCGGCATTGGTTGCAGGTAACACGGTTGTGGCTAAGCCTGCCGAGCAAACAAGCCTGATTGCAGCTCGCGCGGTTGAACTGATGAATGAAGCGGGCTTCCCTGCTGGCACGATTCAGTTACTACCAGGTCGCGGTGCTGAGATCGGCAGTGCACTAACAAGCCATGATGCGATTGCGGGCGTTGCCTTTACTGGTTCTACGCCAACGGCACAGCGTATCAATGTGTCATTAGCCACTCGTAACGCTAAGCCAGTTCCGTTTATTGCGGAAACAGGCGGCCAGAACGCGATGATCGTCGACAGTACTGCACTGCCTGAACAGGTAGTTCGTGATGTGATTCGTTCAGCATTCGCTTCAGCAGGTCAGCGTTGTTCTGCACTACGTGTGCTTTACATCCAAGAAGACATTGCAGACCGCGTGGTTGGATTGATTCATGGTGCAATGGACGAGCTGAGTGTTGGTATTCCACACCTTCATAAAACCGATGTTGGCCCTGTTATCGACCAAAACGCGAAACAGAAGCTAATGGCGCACTTAGAAAACATGACCAATACCCAGAAGAAGGTGGCTCAACTTTCTCTAGGTACGGATTGTGAACATGGTGATTTTGTTCCACCAAGTGCTTTTGAAATTGATGACATCAGCTGCTTGAAAGAAGAACAATTTGGCCCTGTGCTACACATTGTTCGCTTCAAAGCGAGTGAGCTAGCGCAAGTGGTAGACCAAATCAACCAAACCGGTTTTGGTCTAACCATGGGTATCCACAGCCGTAACGAGACAACTTACCGTTGGATCGAAAAACACGTGCGCGTGGGTAACTGCTACATCAACCGTGACCAAGTGGGCGCCGTTGTTGGAGTTCAACCATTCGGCGGCCAAGGCTTATCAGGTACTGGCCCTAAAGCGGGTGGTCCTCACTACCTATTCCGCTTTACTGATGTTCATTTCTCTCAATCACAAGACAAGGCATAA
- a CDS encoding formylglycine-generating enzyme family protein yields MRQGFPTLLFALAPCLMTPAVFAEATSPAITSSVIDIESSLFEEHASLTAIEKKMADKQNQVDNQAEQMARQAKLLAQSEQKLATAKTSLEQDYTRMIDEPGFDISPAQNHFQDAWKSVKEHKLTISDSEQKLQSLVMELEAIKAEKSAVEMSIAHLNQDKLRARAERLRSEVTQTQEHTVSFTNRCSSDMTLAQCSDQTVALTLQKAVKQFQNSLVDNATESKIVKEHLASASLNIHVLQHNVKSSGFSEDNRYRAVVTANLETRPDKNTPCRLLGIQSSNCFDQSDQQADDQQKEVAWVNLVVRSNQYNDNVSINGVNYGSTPVEVMLPTGPHMVTIEKEGYLSFHQELKIARDHNLRAVLQAKQNSLNVGTKFADPMGSGTQSPEMIVVGSGTYLLGENNAEQVTIKQPFALAATPTRVQDFRAFVKNTGYQTDAELMNTCDTFVNAEITTVSDNDWKAPGFKQVDSSPVVCVSQSDAKAYTRWLSKKTGFTYRLPTQQEWEAAARAGQDTSFWWGNKFRSGRANTGWSGTQWSNVSTSPVKSFLPTPTGFYDMVGNVWEWTATQKGIAKGGAWSFSPEEAKVFTELYVSPSTAANYLGFRVLREL; encoded by the coding sequence ATGCGCCAAGGTTTTCCTACTCTATTATTTGCACTTGCTCCATGCTTAATGACGCCTGCTGTTTTCGCTGAAGCGACATCTCCAGCAATCACGTCATCAGTCATCGACATTGAAAGCTCTCTTTTCGAAGAACATGCCAGTTTAACGGCTATCGAGAAGAAGATGGCGGACAAACAAAATCAAGTCGACAACCAAGCAGAGCAAATGGCACGTCAAGCCAAGTTATTAGCTCAATCAGAGCAAAAACTCGCAACGGCGAAAACTAGCCTAGAGCAAGATTACACTCGCATGATTGATGAGCCAGGTTTCGATATTTCACCTGCTCAAAACCATTTTCAAGACGCCTGGAAATCGGTAAAAGAGCACAAGCTTACGATTTCGGATTCTGAGCAAAAACTGCAAAGTTTAGTGATGGAGCTAGAGGCCATCAAAGCCGAAAAGTCGGCTGTAGAAATGTCTATCGCACATTTGAATCAAGATAAGCTAAGAGCAAGAGCCGAAAGGTTGAGAAGCGAGGTTACTCAAACACAAGAGCACACCGTTAGCTTTACTAACCGCTGTAGCAGCGATATGACCTTAGCTCAATGCTCAGACCAAACGGTAGCTTTAACACTTCAAAAAGCAGTAAAACAATTTCAAAATAGCCTTGTAGACAACGCGACAGAATCAAAAATAGTAAAAGAACACCTAGCGTCTGCTTCTTTGAATATTCACGTTCTGCAACACAACGTGAAATCATCTGGCTTCTCCGAAGATAACCGTTACCGAGCAGTGGTTACTGCGAATTTAGAAACTCGTCCAGATAAGAACACCCCTTGTCGTCTACTTGGTATTCAGTCTTCAAACTGTTTCGATCAAAGCGATCAACAAGCCGATGATCAACAAAAAGAAGTGGCTTGGGTTAATTTGGTGGTTCGTTCAAATCAATATAATGATAACGTTTCTATCAATGGCGTGAATTATGGCAGCACACCGGTTGAAGTGATGCTACCTACAGGGCCACACATGGTTACGATTGAGAAAGAAGGTTACCTTTCTTTCCACCAAGAGCTGAAAATAGCCCGAGACCACAACCTAAGAGCAGTATTACAAGCGAAGCAGAATTCACTGAATGTAGGTACCAAATTTGCAGACCCAATGGGCAGTGGTACTCAAAGTCCAGAAATGATTGTGGTTGGATCCGGGACTTATCTACTCGGTGAAAACAATGCTGAGCAAGTCACGATCAAACAGCCATTTGCGTTAGCGGCAACCCCAACTCGCGTTCAAGATTTTAGAGCATTTGTGAAAAATACGGGTTACCAGACAGACGCTGAGTTGATGAATACCTGTGACACTTTCGTCAATGCAGAGATCACGACTGTGTCAGACAATGACTGGAAAGCTCCTGGTTTCAAGCAAGTCGATAGCTCGCCTGTTGTATGCGTTAGCCAAAGCGATGCGAAAGCGTATACGCGTTGGTTATCTAAAAAAACAGGCTTTACTTACCGTCTACCAACACAACAAGAGTGGGAAGCGGCGGCAAGAGCAGGGCAAGATACTAGCTTCTGGTGGGGCAACAAATTCCGTTCAGGTAGAGCCAATACTGGTTGGTCTGGCACACAGTGGTCAAACGTCAGTACTTCTCCCGTTAAATCATTCTTGCCAACGCCAACAGGTTTCTATGACATGGTGGGTAACGTTTG
- a CDS encoding PEGA domain-containing protein, with the protein MTNFRISALLLALSPLWVSASLSAEELNQVDPVSAIDAKLTEKNSDIERISATKVSATETLKQLQNQNSKLLREGEELKAKRNRAKSVLDKQYSRLLDDPETDLVSFQKGYQDAWAAVKENQSSQLDNQQAMNENEIYLSQIKQKQARLNNELANLKESKVEARVKRIATELRESAVLETSYTTTCSSTMTLGECIAQGNHLTKQKAVQNFKSKLLEQLTESTLAKQNLQGVQLNIHVQDSQAIKSGFSGNNSYFVQMQAQLQAKPEAIAACNLLNVSTRYCLTDSDVKVAKKSDKQWANVMVRSDQYNDSVTINGIKYGSTPLEVSLPSGRHQVTISKEGYESYNRTVTINGSDTIWVKLLPSKENEI; encoded by the coding sequence ATGACTAACTTTCGAATTTCAGCGCTTTTACTTGCGCTATCCCCACTTTGGGTATCTGCATCGTTATCAGCTGAAGAACTGAATCAAGTCGATCCCGTTTCAGCTATCGATGCAAAGCTAACAGAGAAAAACTCAGATATTGAGCGTATTTCAGCGACCAAAGTATCGGCAACTGAGACCTTAAAACAACTACAAAACCAGAACAGTAAGTTGTTACGTGAAGGTGAAGAGTTAAAGGCAAAACGTAACCGAGCTAAATCTGTACTCGACAAACAGTACAGTCGCTTACTTGATGATCCAGAAACGGATCTGGTTTCTTTTCAGAAAGGATACCAAGATGCTTGGGCTGCGGTTAAAGAGAATCAATCGTCTCAGCTAGATAATCAGCAAGCGATGAATGAGAACGAAATTTACCTTTCTCAAATTAAGCAAAAGCAAGCTCGTTTGAATAATGAGCTGGCTAACTTGAAAGAATCAAAAGTTGAAGCTCGCGTTAAACGTATTGCAACAGAACTTCGTGAAAGTGCGGTTCTTGAAACTAGCTACACCACCACATGTTCATCAACAATGACGCTGGGTGAGTGTATTGCTCAAGGTAACCACCTGACGAAGCAGAAAGCGGTACAAAACTTCAAGAGCAAATTACTTGAGCAGCTCACAGAAAGCACGCTAGCGAAGCAAAACTTACAAGGTGTTCAATTGAACATTCATGTTCAAGACAGCCAAGCAATCAAGAGCGGTTTCTCAGGAAACAACTCTTACTTTGTGCAGATGCAAGCTCAACTTCAAGCAAAGCCTGAAGCGATTGCAGCATGTAACTTATTGAACGTTTCAACTCGCTACTGTTTAACGGACAGCGACGTTAAGGTTGCAAAGAAGAGCGACAAGCAGTGGGCAAACGTGATGGTACGTTCTGATCAATATAATGACTCAGTCACTATCAACGGTATTAAATACGGCAGCACACCTCTAGAGGTTTCGCTACCGAGCGGTCGTCATCAAGTAACCATTTCAAAAGAAGGTTACGAGTCATACAACCGCACAGTGACTATCAACGGCAGCGATACTATTTGGGTGAAACTCCTTCCTAGTAAAGAAAATGAAATCTAA
- a CDS encoding helix-turn-helix domain-containing protein: MPKPLPFPNLDLSPLGLTGPRPAEIITLPSHMDCHDHHYSQVVIGLKGQAEFEVSGKGNLVGPGQGCVVTASSDHAFGGVVGQSDILVLNMPVPTDDDPLMLEKINQLESSNVYFQLDAQIQKLIHMLVQEMQASPDDLLLSRACNDTVIALMQRHISAFETSIKDSRFDLEALDRYIEQHLANKISVAQLAGSVFLGESQFHMLFKDQMGITPHQYVLGKRIDRSRRLIEQGNLSLGQVAELAGFSGQSSFTHTFSRLQGMSPSQYKKQTSVKQ; encoded by the coding sequence ATGCCAAAACCTTTACCCTTTCCAAACCTAGACTTGTCTCCGCTAGGGCTTACAGGCCCTCGACCAGCGGAAATCATTACTTTGCCTTCGCATATGGATTGTCACGATCATCATTATTCGCAGGTGGTGATTGGTCTGAAAGGTCAGGCGGAATTTGAAGTCAGCGGTAAAGGCAATCTTGTCGGCCCCGGTCAGGGTTGTGTAGTAACAGCAAGCTCTGATCATGCTTTCGGTGGTGTGGTTGGTCAGTCGGACATCCTAGTACTCAATATGCCAGTGCCAACGGATGATGACCCTCTGATGCTAGAGAAAATCAACCAGTTAGAATCATCGAACGTTTACTTCCAATTAGACGCTCAAATTCAAAAGCTTATTCATATGTTGGTGCAAGAGATGCAGGCCAGTCCTGATGATCTTCTACTAAGCCGTGCCTGTAATGACACGGTGATCGCGTTAATGCAAAGGCACATTTCGGCCTTTGAAACCTCGATTAAAGACTCGCGTTTTGATTTGGAGGCATTGGATCGTTACATCGAACAACACTTGGCTAATAAGATCTCAGTCGCTCAGCTTGCGGGCAGCGTGTTTTTAGGCGAAAGTCAGTTCCACATGTTGTTCAAAGATCAAATGGGCATTACCCCTCACCAATATGTTTTAGGAAAGCGTATCGACCGCTCTCGACGCCTTATTGAACAAGGTAATCTTAGCCTTGGACAGGTTGCAGAACTGGCGGGCTTCTCCGGTCAATCCTCCTTTACTCACACCTTTTCTCGCCTTCAAGGCATGTCACCATCTCAATACAAAAAGCAAACTTCTGTTAAACAATGA
- a CDS encoding 1-pyrroline-5-carboxylate dehydrogenase produces MVHQVTGFSDALLAWEQWNLTDFDHKSAQVLSFKSEIESQSAPLAAVATYHLEQASALLSEHHLMAGPTGETNELYAAGRGVALVIVDDCQDKLPALQTAMALITAALLAGNSVQLCSDDAQFNTLIADAAKQANLPTNLVQVASYDAAQQLLSCDVRSAGYVGNSQTAQAINLQLAKRDGAIVGLVAETDLVTMNVANDPHLSLRFITERTRTINITAVGGNATLLELGSEAH; encoded by the coding sequence ATGGTTCATCAAGTGACAGGTTTTTCTGATGCTTTGTTAGCGTGGGAACAATGGAATCTTACCGACTTTGATCATAAGAGTGCTCAGGTACTTTCATTCAAATCAGAGATCGAAAGTCAATCTGCGCCTTTGGCTGCAGTGGCGACTTATCATCTAGAGCAAGCCTCTGCGCTGCTTTCTGAGCATCACCTAATGGCTGGCCCTACGGGCGAAACCAATGAGTTGTATGCCGCAGGCCGCGGTGTGGCTTTAGTGATTGTTGATGATTGCCAAGACAAACTGCCAGCACTACAAACGGCAATGGCTCTGATTACCGCTGCACTATTGGCAGGTAACAGCGTCCAATTGTGCAGTGATGATGCGCAGTTCAATACCTTAATTGCTGACGCCGCAAAACAAGCGAATCTACCAACCAACTTGGTGCAGGTTGCCTCGTATGACGCTGCTCAACAGCTGCTGTCTTGCGATGTGCGAAGCGCGGGTTACGTGGGTAATTCACAAACGGCACAAGCTATCAATTTACAGCTTGCTAAGCGTGACGGTGCAATCGTCGGTTTAGTGGCTGAAACGGATCTGGTGACAATGAATGTTGCTAATGATCCACACCTATCGCTGCGCTTCATTACCGAGCGTACGCGAACTATAAATATAACAGCCGTGGGCGGTAACGCGACCTTGCTCGAACTTGGAAGCGAAGCTCACTAA